A window of Cellulomonas wangleii genomic DNA:
GTCCGGGTCCTGGCGCAGCAGCTGCAGATCGATCACGCCCCCGACACTACCGACCCTGCCCAGCGCATTCCCCCGGGGGGACCGTCCTGTGCACCACTCGCGGCCACGACCCGCCCGACCTGCGGCGTGGCCCGCACACCCGTAGATTGCCCGCCATGTCATGGGTCGCGTGGGTCGCGGTGGTCGCCGGTGCGCTGGCGCTCGTCGCCGTCGGGCTGGGTCTGTGGGTCTGGCGGCAGCAGCGCAGGCTCGGCGCACGCCTCGCGGGGCCCGCACCCGCGCCGGCGGCGGACACGGGCCGACCCGCCGGCCAGCTCGTGGCCTTCGTCGCCAACCCGTCCAAGCCCGACGTCGTCGAGCTGCGCGCGGCCGTCCGCAAGGCCGCCTCCGAGCAGTACCTGCCGGAGCCGATGTGGCTCGAGACGACCGTCGAGGACCCGGGTGTCGGCCAGGCGCGGTCGGCCGTGGAGTCCGGGGCCGACCTGGTGGTCGCCGTCGGCGGTGACGGCACCGTGCGCGCGGTCGCCGAGGCGCTCGCCGGGACGGGCGTGCCGATGGGCCTCATGCCGCTGGGGACGGGCAACCTGCTGGCCCGCAACCTCGACGTGCCGATCAGTGACCCGCTCGCGGCGCTCCAGCTCGCGCTCGACGGCACCGACAAGCCCATCGACGTCGGCTGGCTGCGCGTCGAGCGGTGGGAGTCGCAGATGGACGACGACATCGCCGAGGCCGCCGACGACCTGCCGGACGACACCGACAAGCCGCGCGACCACATCTTCCTCGTCATCGCCGGCCTCGGGTTCGACGCCGCGATGGTGGCCGACACGGACGACGGCCTCAAGGCCAAGGTGGGCTGGATCGCGTACTTCATGGCCGGCGTGCGCCACCTGCACGGCCGACGCCTGCGGGTCCGCCTGACGCTGGACGACGAGCCCGTCCAGCAGCTGCGTGCCCGCAGCCTGCTCGTCGGCAACTGCGGCAAGCTGCCCGGTGGCATCACGCTGCTGCCCGACGCCGTCCTCGACGACGGCGTGCTCGACATCGCCTCGATCGACACACGCGGCGGGATCGCGGGCTGGGCGCAGCTGTTCGGCGAGGTCGTGCTCCAGGGCGTCGGCGTCCGCAACGAGGCCCCCGGCAAGATCGGACGCATCGACCACACGCGCGCCCGCTCGGCACGCATCGAGGTGGCCGGCGGCGAGCACGTGCAGGTCGACGGCGACATCGTGGGTCGCGCGAGCGTGATCACGGCCCGCGTGGACCCCGGCGCGCTGGTCGTGCGCGTCGCGCGCTGACCCGGCGCGCCGGACCTGCCCGTCCTGGGCTGCGCCCCGGGTCCTCGGCCCTCGTCAGGCCGGGTGGCCGCCGCGCAGCCGGTCGAGCCACGCGCGCGCCTCGACGAAGTCGGCGTCCGCGGTGCCGACCTGCACGAGCGGTGCCACGGCGTCCGCCCGCGGGTACGACCCGAGGAACCGCACGTACGGGCAGCGTCGGTGCAGGCCCATGAGCACCTCCCCCATCCGCTCGTCCGTCACGTGCCCCTCGGCGTCGATCGAGAACGAGTAGCGGCCCAGCGCGTCCCCGATGGGCCGCGACTCGATGCGCGACAGGTTCACGCCGCGCACCGCGAACTGCTCCAGCATGGCGAGCAGCGCACCCGCCTCGTTGTCCGGCAGGTGCACGACGAGCGTCGTCTTGT
This region includes:
- a CDS encoding diacylglycerol/lipid kinase family protein — encoded protein: MSWVAWVAVVAGALALVAVGLGLWVWRQQRRLGARLAGPAPAPAADTGRPAGQLVAFVANPSKPDVVELRAAVRKAASEQYLPEPMWLETTVEDPGVGQARSAVESGADLVVAVGGDGTVRAVAEALAGTGVPMGLMPLGTGNLLARNLDVPISDPLAALQLALDGTDKPIDVGWLRVERWESQMDDDIAEAADDLPDDTDKPRDHIFLVIAGLGFDAAMVADTDDGLKAKVGWIAYFMAGVRHLHGRRLRVRLTLDDEPVQQLRARSLLVGNCGKLPGGITLLPDAVLDDGVLDIASIDTRGGIAGWAQLFGEVVLQGVGVRNEAPGKIGRIDHTRARSARIEVAGGEHVQVDGDIVGRASVITARVDPGALVVRVAR